A single genomic interval of Bradyrhizobium sp. AZCC 1693 harbors:
- a CDS encoding CpaD family pilus assembly protein — translation MKSRKPADPRRALCMAGALIGLSVALGACKHTTDVVTTAGAPDDYRLRHPIAVQEADRSIVVFVGRGRGGLSASQRADVMYLGQTWMREGTGIITIDVPVSTPNARAAEDSLREIQATLAAAGVPPRATNVRQYRPEDPRHMAAIRLNYPKISAVAGPCGLWPEDLGPSIHNKSYFDNKQYYNFGCSNQRNLAAMVDNPSDLVQPRPETPAFAPRRGIAFEKYRKGTPTATTYPEADKAKLSDTGK, via the coding sequence ATGAAATCAAGGAAGCCCGCCGATCCAAGGCGCGCCCTCTGCATGGCGGGAGCGCTGATCGGTCTTTCCGTGGCGCTTGGCGCCTGCAAGCACACCACCGATGTGGTGACGACGGCGGGCGCGCCCGACGACTATCGCCTGCGCCATCCGATTGCGGTTCAGGAAGCCGACCGCTCGATCGTGGTTTTCGTCGGCCGCGGACGCGGCGGCCTTTCCGCCTCCCAGCGCGCCGACGTGATGTATCTGGGCCAGACCTGGATGCGGGAAGGCACCGGCATCATCACCATCGACGTGCCCGTCAGTACGCCGAACGCGCGAGCGGCCGAAGATTCATTGCGCGAAATCCAGGCAACACTTGCCGCCGCCGGCGTGCCACCGCGCGCAACCAATGTCCGCCAGTATCGCCCCGAAGATCCCAGGCACATGGCTGCGATCCGCCTCAACTATCCGAAGATTTCGGCGGTGGCCGGCCCATGCGGGCTGTGGCCGGAGGATCTCGGACCGTCGATCCACAACAAGAGCTATTTCGACAACAAGCAGTACTACAATTTCGGCTGCTCCAATCAGCGCAATCTGGCGGCGATGGTCGACAATCCGTCCGATCTCGTGCAGCCGCGTCCCGAAACCCCAGCCTTCGCGCCGCGCCGTGGCATAGCCTTCGAAAAATATCGCAAGGGCACGCCCACCGCGACCACCTATCCCGAGGCCGACAAGGCCAAACTCAGCGATACCGGCAAATGA
- a CDS encoding tetratricopeptide repeat protein, translated as MRRQSCHSRSLARFLSSAAVTAVLAAGLGGCQTMSDITGSLTSSSPKAQAVPDDPRRAVEVYGERYRANPKDAEAAMGYGQALRATGQRAQAAAVLEQATIAHPGNKTLLAAYGRALADNGNSQAAFDVLSRAHSPANPDWRILSVQGTTLDKMGKHEEARGYYASALKIVPEEPSVLSNLGLSYMLTRELPQAEETLRRAHSNPRADGRVRQNLALVVGLQGRFAEAETIAKGDLPADEAAANVAYLREMLSRKDSPRNGGKTVPVAALNRPD; from the coding sequence ATGCGTCGACAGTCCTGCCATTCCCGGTCTCTTGCCCGGTTCCTCTCCTCCGCGGCCGTGACGGCGGTTCTCGCTGCCGGCCTTGGCGGCTGCCAGACCATGTCCGACATAACGGGGTCGCTGACCTCATCGTCTCCCAAAGCACAGGCCGTTCCCGACGATCCGCGCCGCGCGGTCGAGGTTTACGGCGAGCGATATCGCGCCAACCCCAAGGATGCCGAGGCGGCAATGGGATACGGCCAGGCGCTGCGCGCCACCGGCCAGCGGGCGCAGGCCGCCGCCGTGCTCGAACAGGCCACCATCGCCCATCCCGGCAACAAGACGCTGCTTGCCGCTTACGGCCGCGCGCTCGCCGACAACGGCAATTCGCAGGCGGCCTTCGATGTGCTCAGCCGCGCCCATTCGCCCGCCAATCCCGACTGGCGTATTCTTTCGGTGCAGGGCACCACGCTCGACAAGATGGGCAAGCACGAGGAGGCCCGCGGCTATTACGCGAGCGCGCTGAAGATCGTGCCGGAAGAGCCGTCGGTGCTGTCCAATCTCGGTCTCTCCTACATGCTGACGCGGGAGTTGCCGCAAGCCGAGGAAACGCTGCGACGCGCCCATTCCAATCCCCGCGCCGACGGGAGGGTACGGCAAAACCTGGCGCTCGTGGTCGGCCTGCAGGGCCGCTTCGCGGAAGCCGAGACCATCGCCAAGGGCGATCTGCCCGCCGACGAAGCGGCCGCCAATGTGGCCTACTTGCGGGAAATGCTGAGCCGCAAGGACAGCCCGCGCAATGGCGGCAAGACCGTGCCGGTCGCAGCCCTCAACCGGCCCGACTGA
- a CDS encoding ABC transporter ATP-binding protein, which translates to MDAINQPLLDVRDLSVAFGNTLAVDRVSFSVKRGECVALVGESGSGKSVSALSILKLLPYPSASHPSGHIRFRGRELLTAAESEMREIRGNDISIIFQEPMTSLNPLHTIEAQIAEILSLHSGISGQTARARTLELLTQVGIPDPETRLKSYPHQLSGGQRQRVMIAMALANEPDLLIADEPTTALDVTVQAQILALLAEIRSRLGMSMLFITHDLGIVRRIADVVCVMNSGKIVEQGPVEEVFTAPKHAYTRALLAAEPKPDPAPPRPNEPVVMSADNLKVWFPIKRGLLRSTVGHIKAVDGVSIAVRKGETLGVVGESGSGKTTLGLALLRLISSDGPIVFLGSNIQGLRFKAMLPFRRDMQIVFQDPFGALSPRMSVGDIVAEGLTVHQKSLSYEERETRVVKALRDVGLDPETRFRYPHEFSGGQRQRISIARAVVLEPNFVVLDEPTSALDMLFQAQMVDLLRELQRKRDLTYMFISHDLRVVASLASHLIVMRHGKVVEEGPAEGLFKNPKSDYTRALFAAAFRIEAVPEP; encoded by the coding sequence ATGGACGCCATCAATCAGCCCCTGCTCGATGTCCGCGACCTCTCGGTGGCGTTTGGCAATACGCTCGCGGTCGACCGGGTCTCGTTTTCCGTCAAGCGCGGTGAATGCGTGGCGCTGGTCGGCGAGTCCGGCTCCGGAAAATCCGTCAGCGCCTTGTCGATCCTGAAGCTGTTGCCGTATCCCAGCGCCTCGCATCCCTCCGGCCACATCCGCTTCCGCGGCCGCGAGCTGCTGACGGCGGCGGAAAGCGAGATGCGCGAGATCCGCGGCAATGACATCTCGATCATCTTCCAGGAGCCGATGACCTCGCTCAATCCGCTGCACACGATCGAGGCGCAGATCGCCGAGATCCTTTCCCTGCACAGCGGTATCAGCGGGCAGACGGCGCGGGCGCGCACGCTGGAACTCCTGACGCAGGTCGGCATTCCCGATCCCGAAACCCGGCTGAAGAGCTATCCGCATCAATTGTCGGGCGGCCAGCGCCAGCGCGTCATGATCGCGATGGCGCTCGCCAACGAGCCGGACCTCCTGATCGCGGACGAGCCGACCACCGCGCTCGATGTCACCGTGCAGGCCCAGATCCTGGCGCTGCTAGCCGAAATCAGGTCGCGGCTCGGCATGAGCATGCTGTTCATCACCCATGACCTCGGCATCGTCCGCCGCATCGCCGACGTCGTCTGCGTGATGAATTCCGGCAAGATCGTCGAGCAGGGACCGGTCGAAGAAGTATTCACCGCGCCGAAGCATGCTTACACGCGCGCGCTGCTGGCGGCCGAGCCCAAGCCCGACCCGGCGCCGCCGCGGCCCAACGAGCCGGTGGTGATGTCGGCTGACAATCTCAAGGTCTGGTTTCCGATCAAGCGGGGCCTGCTGCGCTCGACCGTCGGCCATATCAAGGCGGTGGATGGCGTCAGCATCGCGGTCCGCAAGGGCGAGACGCTCGGCGTCGTCGGCGAATCCGGCTCCGGCAAGACCACGCTGGGGCTGGCGCTGCTCCGGCTGATTTCCTCCGATGGCCCGATCGTGTTCCTCGGTAGCAACATCCAGGGCCTGCGTTTCAAGGCCATGCTGCCGTTCCGCCGCGACATGCAGATCGTGTTTCAGGATCCGTTCGGCGCGCTGAGCCCGCGCATGTCGGTCGGCGATATCGTCGCCGAGGGCCTGACCGTGCATCAGAAGTCGCTGTCGTATGAGGAGCGCGAGACGCGCGTCGTCAAGGCGCTGCGGGATGTCGGCCTCGATCCGGAAACGCGCTTCCGCTATCCGCACGAATTCTCCGGCGGCCAGCGCCAGCGCATCTCGATCGCGCGCGCGGTGGTGCTGGAGCCGAATTTCGTCGTGCTGGACGAGCCGACCAGCGCGCTCGACATGCTGTTCCAGGCGCAGATGGTCGACCTGTTGCGCGAACTGCAGCGCAAGCGCGACCTGACCTACATGTTCATCTCGCACGATCTGCGCGTGGTGGCCTCGCTCGCCAGCCATCTGATCGTGATGCGCCACGGCAAAGTGGTGGAGGAGGGGCCCGCCGAGGGGCTCTTCAAGAACCCAAAGAGCGACTACACCCGCGCGCTGTTCGCGGCCGCTTTCCGGATCGAGGCGGTGCCGGAGCCATAG
- a CDS encoding type II secretion system F family protein, with translation MIDLLISKMHDARFMTMLLAAIAASATAYTLIMPLFAGEGLAKRMKAVASERERLRQRERDRLNKSEKVSLRQAPTQLVSKVVEDFNLTRWLAQEAARDKLIMAGYRGHAPYVTFLFARAMTPIALFLGAALYVFVITQFDKSLTVKLGICIAAAYLGLQAPMLFLKNAITKRQLQIKRAFPDALDLLLICIESGMSVEVAFRKVATEIAGQSIALSEEFALTTAELSYLQDRKVAYENLAKRTGLEGVKSVCLALMQSERYGTPLGQSLRVMAQENRDMRMTEAEKKAAALPPKLTVPMILFFLPCLFIVILGPTYIKVQMMH, from the coding sequence ATGATTGATTTGCTGATCTCCAAGATGCACGACGCGCGGTTCATGACCATGCTGCTTGCCGCGATCGCGGCAAGTGCGACCGCCTATACGCTGATCATGCCGCTGTTTGCCGGCGAAGGCCTCGCCAAGCGCATGAAAGCGGTCGCCAGCGAGCGCGAACGGCTCCGCCAGCGCGAGCGCGACCGCCTCAACAAGTCGGAAAAAGTGTCGCTGCGGCAAGCGCCGACGCAACTTGTTTCCAAGGTGGTGGAAGATTTCAACCTGACCAGATGGCTGGCGCAGGAAGCCGCACGCGACAAGCTGATCATGGCCGGCTATCGCGGCCACGCGCCCTACGTCACTTTCCTGTTTGCCCGCGCGATGACGCCGATCGCGCTGTTTCTCGGCGCGGCGCTCTACGTGTTCGTGATCACGCAGTTTGACAAGTCATTGACGGTCAAGCTCGGCATTTGTATCGCCGCCGCCTATCTCGGCCTGCAGGCGCCGATGCTGTTCCTGAAGAACGCCATCACCAAGCGCCAGCTCCAGATCAAGCGCGCCTTTCCCGACGCGCTCGACCTGCTTCTGATCTGCATCGAGTCCGGCATGTCGGTCGAAGTCGCCTTCCGCAAGGTCGCAACCGAGATCGCCGGGCAATCGATCGCGCTGTCGGAGGAATTCGCGCTGACCACGGCCGAATTGTCCTACCTGCAGGATCGCAAGGTGGCCTACGAGAACCTCGCCAAGCGCACCGGCCTCGAGGGCGTGAAATCGGTCTGCCTGGCGCTGATGCAGTCGGAACGCTACGGCACCCCGCTCGGCCAGAGCCTGCGCGTGATGGCGCAGGAAAACCGCGACATGCGGATGACCGAGGCCGAGAAGAAGGCGGCAGCGCTGCCGCCGAAGCTGACCGTGCCGATGATCCTGTTCTTCCTGCCGTGCCTGTTCATCGTCATTCTCGGACCGACCTACATCAAGGTCCAGATGATGCACTAA
- a CDS encoding C40 family peptidase codes for MHDPRLTPARPEVAAKYLEGKVKAARFVDGEEFSVREAVAPVREGPAADTLLVTQALKGERVTIYDRNGEGFAWGKLNGDGYVGWIPDAALTKPAVAPTHKITALRTFAFPGPSIKLPPVETLSMGARVTIAREDGAFAVTDEGRYLPRQHVGDLDAVERDFVAVAERFVGTPYLWGGKSSLGIDCSGLVQVALNAAGTGCPRDSDMQQDGLGRALDAAEAKRLQRGDLIFWKGHVAIVRDADTIVHANAHHMATVVENTREAIARIKAAGSEVTAIKRL; via the coding sequence ATGCATGATCCGCGTCTGACGCCGGCACGGCCTGAGGTTGCCGCGAAATATCTGGAAGGCAAGGTGAAGGCCGCGCGTTTTGTCGACGGCGAGGAATTTAGCGTGCGTGAGGCCGTCGCGCCGGTGCGCGAGGGACCTGCTGCGGACACCTTGCTGGTGACGCAGGCGCTGAAGGGCGAGCGCGTCACCATCTACGACCGCAATGGTGAAGGCTTTGCCTGGGGCAAATTGAACGGCGATGGCTATGTTGGCTGGATTCCCGATGCAGCGCTGACAAAGCCCGCGGTCGCACCGACGCACAAGATCACGGCGTTGCGGACCTTTGCGTTTCCGGGTCCGTCGATCAAGCTGCCGCCGGTCGAGACACTGTCAATGGGCGCGCGCGTAACGATTGCCCGTGAAGACGGCGCATTCGCCGTGACGGACGAAGGCCGGTATCTGCCGCGACAACATGTCGGTGACCTCGACGCGGTGGAAAGGGATTTCGTCGCGGTCGCCGAACGCTTTGTCGGCACGCCCTATCTCTGGGGCGGCAAGAGCTCGCTCGGCATCGATTGCTCCGGCCTCGTCCAGGTGGCGCTGAACGCCGCCGGCACCGGCTGCCCGCGCGACAGCGACATGCAGCAGGATGGGCTCGGCCGGGCGCTCGACGCAGCCGAGGCGAAGCGATTACAACGCGGCGACCTGATCTTCTGGAAAGGCCACGTCGCGATCGTCCGCGACGCCGACACCATCGTGCACGCCAATGCGCATCACATGGCGACGGTGGTGGAGAACACGCGCGAGGCCATTGCGCGGATCAAGGCGGCGGGAAGCGAAGTGACGGCGATCAAGCGGCTATAG
- a CDS encoding CpaF family protein, giving the protein MFGKRSGNDIDTRVLKPAIQAPEPASAPAVSREVAAPAVASPPIAPMKAPPPAPAMEARRSDNYYQVKATIFGALIEAIDLAQLAKLDGESAREEIRDIVNEIIAIKNIVMSIAEQEELLDDICNDVLGYGPLEPLLSRDDIADIMVNGAGTVFIEVAGKIQKTGIRFRDNQQLLNICQRIVSQVGRRVDESSPICDARLADGSRVNAIVPPLAIDGPALTIRKFKKDKLTLDQLVKFGAISPEGAQILQIIGRVRCNVLISGGTGSGKTTLLNCLTQFIEEDERVITCEDAAELQLQQPHVVRLETRPPNIEGEGQVTMRELVRNCLRMRPERIIVGEVRGPEAFDLLQAMNTGHDGSMGTLHANNPREALSRCESMITMGGFSLPSRTIREMICASIDVIVQAARLRDGSRRITHITEVMGMEGDTIITQDVFLYDMVGEDANGKIIGRHRSTGIGRPRFWERARYYGEEKRLAAALDAAEVTEKT; this is encoded by the coding sequence GTGTTCGGTAAGCGTAGTGGAAATGATATCGATACGCGGGTACTGAAGCCCGCCATTCAGGCGCCGGAGCCGGCTTCAGCGCCGGCCGTTTCGCGCGAGGTGGCCGCGCCGGCCGTCGCGTCGCCTCCGATCGCGCCCATGAAGGCGCCGCCGCCCGCCCCTGCCATGGAGGCGAGGCGATCCGACAATTACTACCAGGTCAAGGCGACCATCTTCGGCGCCCTGATCGAGGCGATCGACCTCGCCCAGCTCGCCAAGCTCGACGGCGAGTCCGCGCGCGAGGAAATCCGCGACATCGTCAACGAGATCATCGCGATCAAGAACATCGTGATGTCGATCGCCGAGCAGGAAGAACTGCTCGACGACATCTGCAACGACGTGCTCGGCTACGGCCCGCTGGAGCCGCTATTGTCGCGCGATGATATCGCCGACATCATGGTCAACGGCGCCGGCACGGTGTTCATCGAAGTCGCCGGCAAGATCCAGAAGACCGGCATCCGCTTCCGCGACAACCAGCAGCTGCTCAACATCTGCCAGCGCATCGTCAGCCAGGTCGGCCGGCGCGTCGACGAATCCTCGCCGATCTGCGACGCCCGCTTGGCCGACGGCTCCCGCGTCAACGCCATCGTTCCGCCGCTGGCGATCGACGGGCCCGCCCTCACCATTCGTAAGTTCAAGAAGGACAAGCTGACGCTCGACCAGCTGGTCAAGTTCGGCGCGATCTCGCCGGAAGGCGCGCAGATCTTGCAGATCATCGGCCGTGTCCGCTGCAACGTGCTGATCTCGGGCGGCACCGGTTCGGGCAAGACCACGCTGCTGAACTGCCTGACCCAGTTCATCGAGGAGGACGAGCGCGTCATCACCTGCGAAGACGCAGCCGAACTTCAGCTGCAGCAGCCTCACGTGGTGCGGCTGGAAACTCGGCCGCCCAACATCGAAGGCGAAGGCCAGGTCACGATGCGCGAACTGGTCCGCAACTGCCTGCGCATGCGCCCCGAACGCATCATCGTCGGCGAAGTCCGCGGACCCGAAGCGTTCGACCTGCTGCAGGCCATGAATACCGGCCACGACGGCTCGATGGGAACGCTGCACGCCAACAACCCGCGCGAAGCCCTGTCACGCTGCGAATCGATGATCACGATGGGCGGCTTCTCGCTGCCCTCGCGCACCATCCGCGAGATGATCTGCGCCTCGATCGATGTCATCGTGCAGGCCGCGCGCCTTCGCGATGGCTCGCGCCGCATCACCCACATCACCGAGGTGATGGGCATGGAAGGCGACACCATCATCACCCAGGATGTGTTCCTGTACGACATGGTCGGCGAAGACGCGAACGGCAAGATCATCGGGCGGCACCGCTCGACCGGCATCGGACGTCCGCGGTTCTGGGAACGGGCGCGATATTACGGCGAAGAGAAGCGGCTTGCAGCCGCGCTCGACGCCGCCGAAGTCACCGAGAAGACGTGA
- a CDS encoding leucyl aminopeptidase family protein yields MQSPFETAPDAAAIPIIFATKTTWPGIARELPEQARQFAAANDFTAKPGKCLTLPAPDGKIAQVVFGIEDESSKSRDLFRPGALPGLLPPGVYRFSNAPHDARLATLAFALGSYRFGRYRKADRPNVRLTPPDGVDVADIARMSEAAALARDLINTPSNDMGPAELAEAAQQLATRFGAQFNCIVGDELVKQNFPLIHAVGMASTRVPRLIDLSWGDPAHPKVTLVGKGVCFDTGGLDLKPSSGMLIMKKDMGGAANVLALAQMVMDAKLKVRLRVLIPAVENAVAGNAFRPLDIFKSRKGPTVEIGNTDAEGRLVLADALALADEEKPDLLVDLGTLTGAARVALGPDLPPFYTHDETLAESVAVHAKRENDPLWRMPLWPPYDSWLDSKTADINNAPSGGFAGSITCALFLQRFVTDAKSWLHVDIYGWTPSAKPARPEGGECQAARAIYKLLSERHA; encoded by the coding sequence ATGCAATCCCCGTTCGAGACCGCGCCCGACGCCGCTGCCATTCCGATCATTTTCGCTACCAAGACCACATGGCCCGGGATCGCCAGGGAGCTTCCCGAGCAAGCCCGGCAGTTTGCGGCGGCCAACGACTTCACCGCCAAGCCCGGCAAATGCCTGACGCTGCCCGCGCCCGACGGAAAGATCGCGCAGGTCGTTTTCGGCATCGAGGACGAGAGCAGCAAATCCCGCGACCTGTTCAGGCCCGGCGCCCTGCCCGGCCTGCTGCCGCCGGGCGTCTATCGCTTTTCCAATGCGCCGCATGATGCGCGGCTCGCGACGCTGGCCTTTGCCCTTGGGAGCTATCGCTTCGGCCGTTATCGCAAGGCGGACCGGCCCAACGTCCGGCTGACGCCGCCCGACGGCGTCGATGTCGCCGATATCGCGCGGATGTCGGAGGCGGCCGCGCTGGCGCGCGACCTGATCAATACGCCGTCGAACGACATGGGCCCGGCGGAACTGGCAGAAGCTGCGCAGCAATTGGCGACGCGCTTCGGCGCCCAGTTCAACTGCATCGTCGGCGACGAGCTGGTGAAGCAGAACTTTCCGCTGATCCACGCCGTCGGCATGGCCTCGACGCGCGTCCCGCGCCTGATCGACCTGAGCTGGGGCGATCCCGCCCATCCCAAAGTGACGCTGGTCGGCAAGGGCGTCTGCTTCGACACCGGCGGCCTCGACTTAAAACCGTCCAGCGGCATGCTGATCATGAAAAAGGACATGGGCGGCGCCGCCAACGTGCTGGCGCTGGCGCAGATGGTGATGGATGCGAAGCTGAAAGTGCGGCTGCGCGTCCTGATCCCCGCGGTCGAGAACGCGGTGGCCGGCAACGCCTTCCGCCCGCTCGACATCTTCAAGTCGCGCAAGGGACCGACGGTCGAGATCGGCAACACCGACGCCGAGGGGCGGCTGGTGCTGGCGGATGCGCTGGCGCTGGCGGACGAGGAGAAGCCGGATCTGCTGGTTGACCTCGGCACCCTGACGGGGGCGGCGCGGGTGGCGCTGGGACCGGATTTACCGCCCTTTTACACCCATGATGAGACGCTGGCCGAAAGCGTCGCAGTCCATGCGAAACGGGAGAACGATCCATTGTGGCGAATGCCGCTGTGGCCGCCCTATGATTCCTGGCTGGATTCGAAGACAGCCGACATCAACAATGCGCCGTCCGGCGGCTTTGCCGGCTCGATCACCTGCGCGCTGTTCCTGCAGCGCTTCGTCACCGATGCAAAAAGCTGGCTGCATGTCGATATCTACGGCTGGACGCCATCCGCAAAACCCGCGCGCCCCGAAGGCGGCGAATGCCAGGCCGCGCGCGCGATCTACAAACTGCTGAGCGAACGCCATGCATGA
- a CDS encoding type II secretion system F family protein, whose translation MSIQALALAFLAATAIGGLAWVFIYPSLSGERKAESRRASIARTDAPARQVEKTQRSRREQVEGSLKELEARHKKDNAVSLTGRLAQAGLGSWTPQKFWIVSGVSGVVGFVLAFMIGRHPLGAAVMAFATGLGLPRWVLGFLKRRREKAFLKALPDAVDVIVRGIKAGLPLFESIKVVATDSPEPLKSEFRAIIETQTIGMPLGEACARLYERMPLPEANFFGIVVAIQQKSGGNLSEALGNLSKVLRDRKKMAEKIQAMSTEAKASASIIGALPPIVMLLVWMSTPDYIAMLWTHQIGQFMLVCCVVWMTIGILVMKKMINFDF comes from the coding sequence ATGAGCATACAGGCGCTCGCACTGGCGTTTCTCGCCGCCACCGCCATTGGCGGCCTGGCCTGGGTATTCATCTATCCATCGCTGTCAGGCGAGAGGAAGGCCGAATCGCGCCGCGCCTCGATCGCACGTACCGACGCTCCGGCGCGTCAGGTCGAGAAAACCCAGCGCTCGCGCCGTGAGCAGGTCGAGGGTTCGCTGAAGGAGCTCGAAGCCCGACACAAGAAGGACAATGCCGTCTCGCTCACCGGCCGCCTCGCCCAGGCCGGCTTGGGATCCTGGACGCCCCAGAAATTCTGGATCGTGTCAGGCGTTTCCGGCGTGGTCGGATTCGTGCTCGCCTTCATGATCGGCCGCCACCCGCTGGGCGCCGCTGTGATGGCTTTCGCCACGGGCCTCGGCCTGCCGCGCTGGGTCCTCGGCTTTCTCAAGAGGCGACGCGAGAAGGCGTTTCTGAAGGCGCTGCCCGACGCCGTCGACGTCATCGTGCGCGGCATCAAGGCCGGTCTGCCGCTGTTCGAATCGATCAAGGTGGTGGCAACCGATTCGCCCGAGCCGCTCAAGAGCGAGTTCAGAGCCATCATCGAAACCCAGACCATCGGCATGCCGCTCGGCGAAGCCTGCGCGCGCCTGTATGAGCGGATGCCGCTGCCGGAGGCGAACTTCTTCGGCATCGTGGTCGCGATCCAGCAGAAGTCCGGCGGTAACCTGTCGGAAGCGCTCGGCAACCTCTCCAAGGTGCTGCGCGACCGCAAGAAGATGGCCGAGAAGATTCAGGCGATGTCGACGGAAGCCAAGGCCTCCGCAAGCATCATCGGCGCGCTGCCGCCGATCGTGATGCTGCTGGTCTGGATGTCGACGCCCGACTACATCGCGATGCTTTGGACCCATCAAATCGGTCAGTTCATGCTGGTGTGCTGCGTCGTCTGGATGACGATCGGCATCCTGGTGATGAAGAAAATGATCAATTTCGACTTCTGA
- a CDS encoding IS481 family transposase — MPWSEVSVMDQRREFVRLALQEGANRRELCRRFGISPDVGYKWLRRWQAGDRELSDQSRRPKRMPKRSAAAVEARVVTVRDKHPAWGARKIAHCLKRNGQAVPVPSTVHRILCRNDRIKPSENAPPNPGHRFEKEAPNQLWQMDFKGHMPLANGTRCHPLTVIDDHSRYVPCLKACENELQEHLTATFRRYGLPEAFYIDNGSPWGDTSGGRWTGLKVWLLKLGIRVVHARPCHPQGRGKNERFHRTLNAEVFAMRPFRTLPEVQRALDAWRMVYNLERPHQGLDMSVPADRFRPSSRAMPARIPEVQYDLGETVRTVSPTRSYISFKGQFWKVPKAFVGERLAIRPLDRDGHYGIFFASWQVASIDLTNDQPVSDVSEQVSAMSPD, encoded by the coding sequence ATGCCGTGGAGCGAGGTGTCAGTAATGGATCAGCGACGCGAGTTCGTGCGACTTGCCTTGCAGGAAGGAGCGAACCGCCGGGAGCTCTGCCGGCGGTTCGGGATCAGTCCTGATGTGGGCTACAAATGGCTGAGGCGATGGCAGGCCGGCGATCGGGAGCTTTCGGATCAGTCCCGTCGTCCGAAGCGGATGCCCAAGCGCAGCGCCGCTGCCGTGGAGGCGCGGGTCGTAACTGTGCGCGACAAGCATCCTGCTTGGGGAGCACGCAAGATCGCCCATTGCCTGAAGCGCAATGGGCAGGCTGTGCCAGTGCCGTCCACCGTGCATCGGATCCTGTGTCGGAACGACCGGATCAAGCCGAGCGAGAATGCGCCGCCCAATCCAGGCCATCGCTTCGAGAAGGAAGCTCCCAATCAGTTGTGGCAGATGGACTTCAAGGGCCACATGCCACTCGCCAACGGGACGCGATGCCATCCGCTGACGGTGATCGACGATCATTCGCGCTATGTCCCGTGCCTGAAGGCGTGTGAGAACGAGCTGCAGGAGCATCTGACGGCCACGTTCCGCCGCTATGGCCTGCCGGAGGCCTTCTATATCGATAACGGCTCACCTTGGGGTGATACGTCCGGCGGTCGCTGGACCGGGCTGAAGGTGTGGCTGCTCAAGCTCGGCATCAGGGTGGTGCATGCCAGACCGTGCCACCCGCAGGGCCGCGGCAAGAACGAGCGCTTCCATCGCACCCTCAACGCCGAAGTGTTTGCCATGCGCCCCTTCCGCACCCTGCCGGAGGTCCAGCGCGCCCTCGACGCCTGGCGCATGGTCTACAATCTGGAGCGGCCTCACCAAGGCCTCGATATGAGCGTCCCCGCCGACCGCTTTCGGCCGAGTTCACGTGCGATGCCGGCCCGTATTCCGGAGGTGCAATACGACCTCGGCGAGACGGTTCGGACCGTCTCGCCGACCCGAAGCTACATCTCTTTCAAGGGACAGTTCTGGAAAGTTCCGAAAGCCTTCGTCGGCGAGCGCCTTGCCATCCGCCCGCTCGATCGCGACGGCCACTACGGTATCTTCTTTGCCAGTTGGCAGGTCGCATCGATCGACTTGACCAATGACCAACCTGTCAGTGATGTGTCCGAACAGGTGTCAGCCATGTCTCCGGACTAA